In Phyllopteryx taeniolatus isolate TA_2022b chromosome 1, UOR_Ptae_1.2, whole genome shotgun sequence, the following proteins share a genomic window:
- the LOC133479292 gene encoding abl interactor 2-like isoform X3, whose amino-acid sequence MAMAAVPHATVAAPENPRCPAKDVKMAELQMLLEEEIPAGRSALLDSFTNLERVAEYCESNYVQSPDKQRALEETKNYTTQSLASVAYLINTLANNVLQMLDIQASQLRRMESSINHISQTVDIHKEKVARREIGILTTNKNTSRTHKIIAPANPERPVRYIRKPVDYSLLDDMGHGVKASAQSMKAGGGGGLPRTNPPTQKPPSPPMSGKGTLGRHSPYRTLEPVRPPVVPNDYVSSPTRNMAHPLQSPARNASVNQRNRTYSSGSSGGSHPSSSRSSSRENSGSGSVGLPIAVPTPAPPTAFPAPAPSNTTKPTSNTATTPGPIPPVLDGPSQASNPPTEIPHVPPPPPQLPTSAAPTGTGPATYGNPAQGAPQFYSMNRPVQPPQNAHVGGSLPYRRPSSVTGQPNMNQNQLNGGPHFAQNQGPLAPPPPSMQITPQLPLMGFVARVQETISDAPPPPPLVDEPVFEDPTPPPPEDYEDDEEEEESAVVEYSDPYAEEDPPWAPRSYLEKVVAIYDYSRDKEDELSFQEGAIIYVIKKNDDGWYEGVMNGTTGLFPGNYVESIMHYAD is encoded by the exons ATGGCGATGGCTGCAGTACCGCACGCAACCGTGGCGGCGCCAGAGAACCCACGCTGCCCCGCTAAAGATGTGAAAATGGCGGAGCTACAAATGCTTTTGGAAGAGGAGATTCCAGCAGGTCGAAGCGCTCTGCTGGATAGTTTCACGAATTTGGAAAGAGTCGCCGAGTATTGCGAGAGCAACTATGTCCAG TCTCCAGATAAGCAGCGAGCCCTGGAGGAGACCAAGAATTACACCACTCAGTCGCTGGCCAGCGTGGCGTACCTGATTAACACGCTGGCCAACAATGTCCTGCAGATGCTGGACATCCAGGCCTCGCAGCTACGCCGCATGGAGTCTTCCATCAACCACATCTCTCAG ACGGTGGACATTCACAAAGAGAAGGTGGCCAGGCGGGAAATTGGCATCCTCACCACCAACAAGAATACATCCCGCACACACAAGATCATCGCCCCAGCCAATCCAGAGAGGCCTGTGCGCTACATCCGCAAGCCTGTCGACTACAGCCTGCTGGATGACATGGGCCATGGAGTCAAG GCGAGTGCTCAGAGCATGAAAGCTGGTGGTGGAGGTGGACTCCCTCGCACGAACCCCCCGACACAGAAGCCGCCCAGCCCCCCTATGAGCGGAAAAGGGACTCTTGG GCGACACTCCCCATATAGGACCCTCGAGCCGGTGCGTCCTCCCGTTGTCCCTAACGACTACGTCTCAAGCCCGACGCGCAACATGGCGCACCCCCTGCAGAGCCCAGCACGCAATGCATCTGTTAATCAGAGGAACCGCACGTACAG CAGCGGGAGCAGCGGAGGCAGCCACCCCAGCAGTAGTCGCAGCAGCAGCCGGGAGAACAGTGGCAGCGGTAGTGTGGGTCTGCCCATCGCTGTGCCCACCCCGGCCCCGCCCACTGCCTTCCCAG CCCCTGCCCCCTCCAACACAACTAAACCTACATCCAACACTGCCACAACCCCTGGTCCCATACCCCCCGTCCTTGACGGCCCCTCCCAGGCCTCTAACCCGCCTACTGAGATCCCGCAtgtgcccccaccccctccccagcTCCCCACCTCCGCAGCCCCCACTGGCACAGGACCAGCTACTTATGGAAACCCTGCACAAG GTGCCCCTCAGTTCTACAGCATGAACCGCCCGGTGCAGCCACCCCAGAACGCCCATGTGGGAGGCTCGCTGCCGTACCGCCGCCCCTCGTCTGTCACCGGCCAGCCTAACATGAATCAGAACCAGCTCAACGGTGGACCACACTTTGCCCAGAATCAAG GCCCACTTgcgccccctcccccctccatGCAGATCACCCCTCAGCTGCCCCTGATGGGCTTTGTGGCCCGAGTTCAGGAGACCA TCTCAGATGCGCCGCCCCCGCCGCCCCTTGTGGACGAGCCAGTCTTTGAGGACCCTACACCTCCTCCACCGGAGGactatgaggatgatgaggaagaagaggagtcGGCGGTGGTGGAGTATAGCGACCCGTACGCAGAGGAGGACCCGCCCTGGGCACCACGCAGCTACCTGGAGAAAG TGGTGGCCATCTACGACTACAGTCGGGACAAAGAAGACGAGCTGTCCTTCCAGGAGGGCGCCATTATCTACGTGATCAAGAAGAACGACGACGGCTGGTACGAGGGCGTGATGAATGGAACCACAGGCCTCTTCCCAGGCAACTACGTCGAATCCATCATGCACTACGCTGATTGA
- the LOC133479292 gene encoding abl interactor 2-like isoform X11, translated as MAMAAVPHATVAAPENPRCPAKDVKMAELQMLLEEEIPAGRSALLDSFTNLERVAEYCESNYVQSPDKQRALEETKNYTTQSLASVAYLINTLANNVLQMLDIQASQLRRMESSINHISQTVDIHKEKVARREIGILTTNKNTSRTHKIIAPANPERPVRYIRKPVDYSLLDDMGHGVKWLQRFKASAQSMKAGGGGGLPRTNPPTQKPPSPPMSGKGTLGRHSPYRTLEPVRPPVVPNDYVSSPTRNMAHPLQSPARNASVNQRNRTYSGSSGGSHPSSSRSSSRENSGSGSVGLPIAVPTPAPPTAFPGAPQFYSMNRPVQPPQNAHVGGSLPYRRPSSVTGQPNMNQNQLNGGPHFAQNQGPLAPPPPSMQITPQLPLMGFVARVQETISDAPPPPPLVDEPVFEDPTPPPPEDYEDDEEEEESAVVEYSDPYAEEDPPWAPRSYLEKVVAIYDYSRDKEDELSFQEGAIIYVIKKNDDGWYEGVMNGTTGLFPGNYVESIMHYAD; from the exons ATGGCGATGGCTGCAGTACCGCACGCAACCGTGGCGGCGCCAGAGAACCCACGCTGCCCCGCTAAAGATGTGAAAATGGCGGAGCTACAAATGCTTTTGGAAGAGGAGATTCCAGCAGGTCGAAGCGCTCTGCTGGATAGTTTCACGAATTTGGAAAGAGTCGCCGAGTATTGCGAGAGCAACTATGTCCAG TCTCCAGATAAGCAGCGAGCCCTGGAGGAGACCAAGAATTACACCACTCAGTCGCTGGCCAGCGTGGCGTACCTGATTAACACGCTGGCCAACAATGTCCTGCAGATGCTGGACATCCAGGCCTCGCAGCTACGCCGCATGGAGTCTTCCATCAACCACATCTCTCAG ACGGTGGACATTCACAAAGAGAAGGTGGCCAGGCGGGAAATTGGCATCCTCACCACCAACAAGAATACATCCCGCACACACAAGATCATCGCCCCAGCCAATCCAGAGAGGCCTGTGCGCTACATCCGCAAGCCTGTCGACTACAGCCTGCTGGATGACATGGGCCATGGAGTCAAG TGGTTGCAAAGGTTTAAG GCGAGTGCTCAGAGCATGAAAGCTGGTGGTGGAGGTGGACTCCCTCGCACGAACCCCCCGACACAGAAGCCGCCCAGCCCCCCTATGAGCGGAAAAGGGACTCTTGG GCGACACTCCCCATATAGGACCCTCGAGCCGGTGCGTCCTCCCGTTGTCCCTAACGACTACGTCTCAAGCCCGACGCGCAACATGGCGCACCCCCTGCAGAGCCCAGCACGCAATGCATCTGTTAATCAGAGGAACCGCACGTACAG CGGGAGCAGCGGAGGCAGCCACCCCAGCAGTAGTCGCAGCAGCAGCCGGGAGAACAGTGGCAGCGGTAGTGTGGGTCTGCCCATCGCTGTGCCCACCCCGGCCCCGCCCACTGCCTTCCCAG GTGCCCCTCAGTTCTACAGCATGAACCGCCCGGTGCAGCCACCCCAGAACGCCCATGTGGGAGGCTCGCTGCCGTACCGCCGCCCCTCGTCTGTCACCGGCCAGCCTAACATGAATCAGAACCAGCTCAACGGTGGACCACACTTTGCCCAGAATCAAG GCCCACTTgcgccccctcccccctccatGCAGATCACCCCTCAGCTGCCCCTGATGGGCTTTGTGGCCCGAGTTCAGGAGACCA TCTCAGATGCGCCGCCCCCGCCGCCCCTTGTGGACGAGCCAGTCTTTGAGGACCCTACACCTCCTCCACCGGAGGactatgaggatgatgaggaagaagaggagtcGGCGGTGGTGGAGTATAGCGACCCGTACGCAGAGGAGGACCCGCCCTGGGCACCACGCAGCTACCTGGAGAAAG TGGTGGCCATCTACGACTACAGTCGGGACAAAGAAGACGAGCTGTCCTTCCAGGAGGGCGCCATTATCTACGTGATCAAGAAGAACGACGACGGCTGGTACGAGGGCGTGATGAATGGAACCACAGGCCTCTTCCCAGGCAACTACGTCGAATCCATCATGCACTACGCTGATTGA
- the LOC133479292 gene encoding abl interactor 2-like isoform X9, with translation MAMAAVPHATVAAPENPRCPAKDVKMAELQMLLEEEIPAGRSALLDSFTNLERVAEYCESNYVQSPDKQRALEETKNYTTQSLASVAYLINTLANNVLQMLDIQASQLRRMESSINHISQTVDIHKEKVARREIGILTTNKNTSRTHKIIAPANPERPVRYIRKPVDYSLLDDMGHGVKASAQSMKAGGGGGLPRTNPPTQKPPSPPMSGKGTLGGSSGGSHPSSSRSSSRENSGSGSVGLPIAVPTPAPPTAFPAPAPSNTTKPTSNTATTPGPIPPVLDGPSQASNPPTEIPHVPPPPPQLPTSAAPTGTGPATYGNPAQGAPQFYSMNRPVQPPQNAHVGGSLPYRRPSSVTGQPNMNQNQLNGGPHFAQNQGPLAPPPPSMQITPQLPLMGFVARVQETISDAPPPPPLVDEPVFEDPTPPPPEDYEDDEEEEESAVVEYSDPYAEEDPPWAPRSYLEKVVAIYDYSRDKEDELSFQEGAIIYVIKKNDDGWYEGVMNGTTGLFPGNYVESIMHYAD, from the exons ATGGCGATGGCTGCAGTACCGCACGCAACCGTGGCGGCGCCAGAGAACCCACGCTGCCCCGCTAAAGATGTGAAAATGGCGGAGCTACAAATGCTTTTGGAAGAGGAGATTCCAGCAGGTCGAAGCGCTCTGCTGGATAGTTTCACGAATTTGGAAAGAGTCGCCGAGTATTGCGAGAGCAACTATGTCCAG TCTCCAGATAAGCAGCGAGCCCTGGAGGAGACCAAGAATTACACCACTCAGTCGCTGGCCAGCGTGGCGTACCTGATTAACACGCTGGCCAACAATGTCCTGCAGATGCTGGACATCCAGGCCTCGCAGCTACGCCGCATGGAGTCTTCCATCAACCACATCTCTCAG ACGGTGGACATTCACAAAGAGAAGGTGGCCAGGCGGGAAATTGGCATCCTCACCACCAACAAGAATACATCCCGCACACACAAGATCATCGCCCCAGCCAATCCAGAGAGGCCTGTGCGCTACATCCGCAAGCCTGTCGACTACAGCCTGCTGGATGACATGGGCCATGGAGTCAAG GCGAGTGCTCAGAGCATGAAAGCTGGTGGTGGAGGTGGACTCCCTCGCACGAACCCCCCGACACAGAAGCCGCCCAGCCCCCCTATGAGCGGAAAAGGGACTCTTGG CGGGAGCAGCGGAGGCAGCCACCCCAGCAGTAGTCGCAGCAGCAGCCGGGAGAACAGTGGCAGCGGTAGTGTGGGTCTGCCCATCGCTGTGCCCACCCCGGCCCCGCCCACTGCCTTCCCAG CCCCTGCCCCCTCCAACACAACTAAACCTACATCCAACACTGCCACAACCCCTGGTCCCATACCCCCCGTCCTTGACGGCCCCTCCCAGGCCTCTAACCCGCCTACTGAGATCCCGCAtgtgcccccaccccctccccagcTCCCCACCTCCGCAGCCCCCACTGGCACAGGACCAGCTACTTATGGAAACCCTGCACAAG GTGCCCCTCAGTTCTACAGCATGAACCGCCCGGTGCAGCCACCCCAGAACGCCCATGTGGGAGGCTCGCTGCCGTACCGCCGCCCCTCGTCTGTCACCGGCCAGCCTAACATGAATCAGAACCAGCTCAACGGTGGACCACACTTTGCCCAGAATCAAG GCCCACTTgcgccccctcccccctccatGCAGATCACCCCTCAGCTGCCCCTGATGGGCTTTGTGGCCCGAGTTCAGGAGACCA TCTCAGATGCGCCGCCCCCGCCGCCCCTTGTGGACGAGCCAGTCTTTGAGGACCCTACACCTCCTCCACCGGAGGactatgaggatgatgaggaagaagaggagtcGGCGGTGGTGGAGTATAGCGACCCGTACGCAGAGGAGGACCCGCCCTGGGCACCACGCAGCTACCTGGAGAAAG TGGTGGCCATCTACGACTACAGTCGGGACAAAGAAGACGAGCTGTCCTTCCAGGAGGGCGCCATTATCTACGTGATCAAGAAGAACGACGACGGCTGGTACGAGGGCGTGATGAATGGAACCACAGGCCTCTTCCCAGGCAACTACGTCGAATCCATCATGCACTACGCTGATTGA
- the LOC133479292 gene encoding abl interactor 2-like isoform X21, translated as MAMAAVPHATVAAPENPRCPAKDVKMAELQMLLEEEIPAGRSALLDSFTNLERVAEYCESNYVQSPDKQRALEETKNYTTQSLASVAYLINTLANNVLQMLDIQASQLRRMESSINHISQTVDIHKEKVARREIGILTTNKNTSRTHKIIAPANPERPVRYIRKPVDYSLLDDMGHGVKWLQRFKASAQSMKAGGGGGLPRTNPPTQKPPSPPMSGKGTLGSGSSGGSHPSSSRSSSRENSGSGSVGLPIAVPTPAPPTAFPAPAPSNTTKPTSNTATTPGPIPPVLDGPSQASNPPTEIPHVPPPPPQLPTSAAPTGTGPATYGNPAQGAPQFYSMNRPVQPPQNAHVGGSLPYRRPSSVTGQPNMNQNQLNGGPHFAQNQVSDAPPPPPLVDEPVFEDPTPPPPEDYEDDEEEEESAVVEYSDPYAEEDPPWAPRSYLEKVVAIYDYSRDKEDELSFQEGAIIYVIKKNDDGWYEGVMNGTTGLFPGNYVESIMHYAD; from the exons ATGGCGATGGCTGCAGTACCGCACGCAACCGTGGCGGCGCCAGAGAACCCACGCTGCCCCGCTAAAGATGTGAAAATGGCGGAGCTACAAATGCTTTTGGAAGAGGAGATTCCAGCAGGTCGAAGCGCTCTGCTGGATAGTTTCACGAATTTGGAAAGAGTCGCCGAGTATTGCGAGAGCAACTATGTCCAG TCTCCAGATAAGCAGCGAGCCCTGGAGGAGACCAAGAATTACACCACTCAGTCGCTGGCCAGCGTGGCGTACCTGATTAACACGCTGGCCAACAATGTCCTGCAGATGCTGGACATCCAGGCCTCGCAGCTACGCCGCATGGAGTCTTCCATCAACCACATCTCTCAG ACGGTGGACATTCACAAAGAGAAGGTGGCCAGGCGGGAAATTGGCATCCTCACCACCAACAAGAATACATCCCGCACACACAAGATCATCGCCCCAGCCAATCCAGAGAGGCCTGTGCGCTACATCCGCAAGCCTGTCGACTACAGCCTGCTGGATGACATGGGCCATGGAGTCAAG TGGTTGCAAAGGTTTAAG GCGAGTGCTCAGAGCATGAAAGCTGGTGGTGGAGGTGGACTCCCTCGCACGAACCCCCCGACACAGAAGCCGCCCAGCCCCCCTATGAGCGGAAAAGGGACTCTTGG CAGCGGGAGCAGCGGAGGCAGCCACCCCAGCAGTAGTCGCAGCAGCAGCCGGGAGAACAGTGGCAGCGGTAGTGTGGGTCTGCCCATCGCTGTGCCCACCCCGGCCCCGCCCACTGCCTTCCCAG CCCCTGCCCCCTCCAACACAACTAAACCTACATCCAACACTGCCACAACCCCTGGTCCCATACCCCCCGTCCTTGACGGCCCCTCCCAGGCCTCTAACCCGCCTACTGAGATCCCGCAtgtgcccccaccccctccccagcTCCCCACCTCCGCAGCCCCCACTGGCACAGGACCAGCTACTTATGGAAACCCTGCACAAG GTGCCCCTCAGTTCTACAGCATGAACCGCCCGGTGCAGCCACCCCAGAACGCCCATGTGGGAGGCTCGCTGCCGTACCGCCGCCCCTCGTCTGTCACCGGCCAGCCTAACATGAATCAGAACCAGCTCAACGGTGGACCACACTTTGCCCAGAATCAAG TCTCAGATGCGCCGCCCCCGCCGCCCCTTGTGGACGAGCCAGTCTTTGAGGACCCTACACCTCCTCCACCGGAGGactatgaggatgatgaggaagaagaggagtcGGCGGTGGTGGAGTATAGCGACCCGTACGCAGAGGAGGACCCGCCCTGGGCACCACGCAGCTACCTGGAGAAAG TGGTGGCCATCTACGACTACAGTCGGGACAAAGAAGACGAGCTGTCCTTCCAGGAGGGCGCCATTATCTACGTGATCAAGAAGAACGACGACGGCTGGTACGAGGGCGTGATGAATGGAACCACAGGCCTCTTCCCAGGCAACTACGTCGAATCCATCATGCACTACGCTGATTGA
- the LOC133479292 gene encoding abl interactor 2-like isoform X4, translating into MAMAAVPHATVAAPENPRCPAKDVKMAELQMLLEEEIPAGRSALLDSFTNLERVAEYCESNYVQSPDKQRALEETKNYTTQSLASVAYLINTLANNVLQMLDIQASQLRRMESSINHISQTVDIHKEKVARREIGILTTNKNTSRTHKIIAPANPERPVRYIRKPVDYSLLDDMGHGVKASAQSMKAGGGGGLPRTNPPTQKPPSPPMSGKGTLGRHSPYRTLEPVRPPVVPNDYVSSPTRNMAHPLQSPARNASVNQRNRTYSGSSGGSHPSSSRSSSRENSGSGSVGLPIAVPTPAPPTAFPAPAPSNTTKPTSNTATTPGPIPPVLDGPSQASNPPTEIPHVPPPPPQLPTSAAPTGTGPATYGNPAQGAPQFYSMNRPVQPPQNAHVGGSLPYRRPSSVTGQPNMNQNQLNGGPHFAQNQGPLAPPPPSMQITPQLPLMGFVARVQETISDAPPPPPLVDEPVFEDPTPPPPEDYEDDEEEEESAVVEYSDPYAEEDPPWAPRSYLEKVVAIYDYSRDKEDELSFQEGAIIYVIKKNDDGWYEGVMNGTTGLFPGNYVESIMHYAD; encoded by the exons ATGGCGATGGCTGCAGTACCGCACGCAACCGTGGCGGCGCCAGAGAACCCACGCTGCCCCGCTAAAGATGTGAAAATGGCGGAGCTACAAATGCTTTTGGAAGAGGAGATTCCAGCAGGTCGAAGCGCTCTGCTGGATAGTTTCACGAATTTGGAAAGAGTCGCCGAGTATTGCGAGAGCAACTATGTCCAG TCTCCAGATAAGCAGCGAGCCCTGGAGGAGACCAAGAATTACACCACTCAGTCGCTGGCCAGCGTGGCGTACCTGATTAACACGCTGGCCAACAATGTCCTGCAGATGCTGGACATCCAGGCCTCGCAGCTACGCCGCATGGAGTCTTCCATCAACCACATCTCTCAG ACGGTGGACATTCACAAAGAGAAGGTGGCCAGGCGGGAAATTGGCATCCTCACCACCAACAAGAATACATCCCGCACACACAAGATCATCGCCCCAGCCAATCCAGAGAGGCCTGTGCGCTACATCCGCAAGCCTGTCGACTACAGCCTGCTGGATGACATGGGCCATGGAGTCAAG GCGAGTGCTCAGAGCATGAAAGCTGGTGGTGGAGGTGGACTCCCTCGCACGAACCCCCCGACACAGAAGCCGCCCAGCCCCCCTATGAGCGGAAAAGGGACTCTTGG GCGACACTCCCCATATAGGACCCTCGAGCCGGTGCGTCCTCCCGTTGTCCCTAACGACTACGTCTCAAGCCCGACGCGCAACATGGCGCACCCCCTGCAGAGCCCAGCACGCAATGCATCTGTTAATCAGAGGAACCGCACGTACAG CGGGAGCAGCGGAGGCAGCCACCCCAGCAGTAGTCGCAGCAGCAGCCGGGAGAACAGTGGCAGCGGTAGTGTGGGTCTGCCCATCGCTGTGCCCACCCCGGCCCCGCCCACTGCCTTCCCAG CCCCTGCCCCCTCCAACACAACTAAACCTACATCCAACACTGCCACAACCCCTGGTCCCATACCCCCCGTCCTTGACGGCCCCTCCCAGGCCTCTAACCCGCCTACTGAGATCCCGCAtgtgcccccaccccctccccagcTCCCCACCTCCGCAGCCCCCACTGGCACAGGACCAGCTACTTATGGAAACCCTGCACAAG GTGCCCCTCAGTTCTACAGCATGAACCGCCCGGTGCAGCCACCCCAGAACGCCCATGTGGGAGGCTCGCTGCCGTACCGCCGCCCCTCGTCTGTCACCGGCCAGCCTAACATGAATCAGAACCAGCTCAACGGTGGACCACACTTTGCCCAGAATCAAG GCCCACTTgcgccccctcccccctccatGCAGATCACCCCTCAGCTGCCCCTGATGGGCTTTGTGGCCCGAGTTCAGGAGACCA TCTCAGATGCGCCGCCCCCGCCGCCCCTTGTGGACGAGCCAGTCTTTGAGGACCCTACACCTCCTCCACCGGAGGactatgaggatgatgaggaagaagaggagtcGGCGGTGGTGGAGTATAGCGACCCGTACGCAGAGGAGGACCCGCCCTGGGCACCACGCAGCTACCTGGAGAAAG TGGTGGCCATCTACGACTACAGTCGGGACAAAGAAGACGAGCTGTCCTTCCAGGAGGGCGCCATTATCTACGTGATCAAGAAGAACGACGACGGCTGGTACGAGGGCGTGATGAATGGAACCACAGGCCTCTTCCCAGGCAACTACGTCGAATCCATCATGCACTACGCTGATTGA
- the LOC133479292 gene encoding abl interactor 1-like isoform X18 — MAMAAVPHATVAAPENPRCPAKDVKMAELQMLLEEEIPAGRSALLDSFTNLERVAEYCESNYVQSPDKQRALEETKNYTTQSLASVAYLINTLANNVLQMLDIQASQLRRMESSINHISQTVDIHKEKVARREIGILTTNKNTSRTHKIIAPANPERPVRYIRKPVDYSLLDDMGHGVKWLQRFKASAQSMKAGGGGGLPRTNPPTQKPPSPPMSGKGTLGGSSGGSHPSSSRSSSRENSGSGSVGLPIAVPTPAPPTAFPGAPQFYSMNRPVQPPQNAHVGGSLPYRRPSSVTGQPNMNQNQLNGGPHFAQNQGPLAPPPPSMQITPQLPLMGFVARVQETISDAPPPPPLVDEPVFEDPTPPPPEDYEDDEEEEESAVVEYSDPYAEEDPPWAPRSYLEKVVAIYDYSRDKEDELSFQEGAIIYVIKKNDDGWYEGVMNGTTGLFPGNYVESIMHYAD, encoded by the exons ATGGCGATGGCTGCAGTACCGCACGCAACCGTGGCGGCGCCAGAGAACCCACGCTGCCCCGCTAAAGATGTGAAAATGGCGGAGCTACAAATGCTTTTGGAAGAGGAGATTCCAGCAGGTCGAAGCGCTCTGCTGGATAGTTTCACGAATTTGGAAAGAGTCGCCGAGTATTGCGAGAGCAACTATGTCCAG TCTCCAGATAAGCAGCGAGCCCTGGAGGAGACCAAGAATTACACCACTCAGTCGCTGGCCAGCGTGGCGTACCTGATTAACACGCTGGCCAACAATGTCCTGCAGATGCTGGACATCCAGGCCTCGCAGCTACGCCGCATGGAGTCTTCCATCAACCACATCTCTCAG ACGGTGGACATTCACAAAGAGAAGGTGGCCAGGCGGGAAATTGGCATCCTCACCACCAACAAGAATACATCCCGCACACACAAGATCATCGCCCCAGCCAATCCAGAGAGGCCTGTGCGCTACATCCGCAAGCCTGTCGACTACAGCCTGCTGGATGACATGGGCCATGGAGTCAAG TGGTTGCAAAGGTTTAAG GCGAGTGCTCAGAGCATGAAAGCTGGTGGTGGAGGTGGACTCCCTCGCACGAACCCCCCGACACAGAAGCCGCCCAGCCCCCCTATGAGCGGAAAAGGGACTCTTGG CGGGAGCAGCGGAGGCAGCCACCCCAGCAGTAGTCGCAGCAGCAGCCGGGAGAACAGTGGCAGCGGTAGTGTGGGTCTGCCCATCGCTGTGCCCACCCCGGCCCCGCCCACTGCCTTCCCAG GTGCCCCTCAGTTCTACAGCATGAACCGCCCGGTGCAGCCACCCCAGAACGCCCATGTGGGAGGCTCGCTGCCGTACCGCCGCCCCTCGTCTGTCACCGGCCAGCCTAACATGAATCAGAACCAGCTCAACGGTGGACCACACTTTGCCCAGAATCAAG GCCCACTTgcgccccctcccccctccatGCAGATCACCCCTCAGCTGCCCCTGATGGGCTTTGTGGCCCGAGTTCAGGAGACCA TCTCAGATGCGCCGCCCCCGCCGCCCCTTGTGGACGAGCCAGTCTTTGAGGACCCTACACCTCCTCCACCGGAGGactatgaggatgatgaggaagaagaggagtcGGCGGTGGTGGAGTATAGCGACCCGTACGCAGAGGAGGACCCGCCCTGGGCACCACGCAGCTACCTGGAGAAAG TGGTGGCCATCTACGACTACAGTCGGGACAAAGAAGACGAGCTGTCCTTCCAGGAGGGCGCCATTATCTACGTGATCAAGAAGAACGACGACGGCTGGTACGAGGGCGTGATGAATGGAACCACAGGCCTCTTCCCAGGCAACTACGTCGAATCCATCATGCACTACGCTGATTGA
- the LOC133479292 gene encoding abl interactor 2-like isoform X16: MAMAAVPHATVAAPENPRCPAKDVKMAELQMLLEEEIPAGRSALLDSFTNLERVAEYCESNYVQSPDKQRALEETKNYTTQSLASVAYLINTLANNVLQMLDIQASQLRRMESSINHISQTVDIHKEKVARREIGILTTNKNTSRTHKIIAPANPERPVRYIRKPVDYSLLDDMGHGVKASAQSMKAGGGGGLPRTNPPTQKPPSPPMSGKGTLGRHSPYRTLEPVRPPVVPNDYVSSPTRNMAHPLQSPARNASVNQRNRTYSGSSGGSHPSSSRSSSRENSGSGSVGLPIAVPTPAPPTAFPGAPQFYSMNRPVQPPQNAHVGGSLPYRRPSSVTGQPNMNQNQLNGGPHFAQNQVSDAPPPPPLVDEPVFEDPTPPPPEDYEDDEEEEESAVVEYSDPYAEEDPPWAPRSYLEKVVAIYDYSRDKEDELSFQEGAIIYVIKKNDDGWYEGVMNGTTGLFPGNYVESIMHYAD, encoded by the exons ATGGCGATGGCTGCAGTACCGCACGCAACCGTGGCGGCGCCAGAGAACCCACGCTGCCCCGCTAAAGATGTGAAAATGGCGGAGCTACAAATGCTTTTGGAAGAGGAGATTCCAGCAGGTCGAAGCGCTCTGCTGGATAGTTTCACGAATTTGGAAAGAGTCGCCGAGTATTGCGAGAGCAACTATGTCCAG TCTCCAGATAAGCAGCGAGCCCTGGAGGAGACCAAGAATTACACCACTCAGTCGCTGGCCAGCGTGGCGTACCTGATTAACACGCTGGCCAACAATGTCCTGCAGATGCTGGACATCCAGGCCTCGCAGCTACGCCGCATGGAGTCTTCCATCAACCACATCTCTCAG ACGGTGGACATTCACAAAGAGAAGGTGGCCAGGCGGGAAATTGGCATCCTCACCACCAACAAGAATACATCCCGCACACACAAGATCATCGCCCCAGCCAATCCAGAGAGGCCTGTGCGCTACATCCGCAAGCCTGTCGACTACAGCCTGCTGGATGACATGGGCCATGGAGTCAAG GCGAGTGCTCAGAGCATGAAAGCTGGTGGTGGAGGTGGACTCCCTCGCACGAACCCCCCGACACAGAAGCCGCCCAGCCCCCCTATGAGCGGAAAAGGGACTCTTGG GCGACACTCCCCATATAGGACCCTCGAGCCGGTGCGTCCTCCCGTTGTCCCTAACGACTACGTCTCAAGCCCGACGCGCAACATGGCGCACCCCCTGCAGAGCCCAGCACGCAATGCATCTGTTAATCAGAGGAACCGCACGTACAG CGGGAGCAGCGGAGGCAGCCACCCCAGCAGTAGTCGCAGCAGCAGCCGGGAGAACAGTGGCAGCGGTAGTGTGGGTCTGCCCATCGCTGTGCCCACCCCGGCCCCGCCCACTGCCTTCCCAG GTGCCCCTCAGTTCTACAGCATGAACCGCCCGGTGCAGCCACCCCAGAACGCCCATGTGGGAGGCTCGCTGCCGTACCGCCGCCCCTCGTCTGTCACCGGCCAGCCTAACATGAATCAGAACCAGCTCAACGGTGGACCACACTTTGCCCAGAATCAAG TCTCAGATGCGCCGCCCCCGCCGCCCCTTGTGGACGAGCCAGTCTTTGAGGACCCTACACCTCCTCCACCGGAGGactatgaggatgatgaggaagaagaggagtcGGCGGTGGTGGAGTATAGCGACCCGTACGCAGAGGAGGACCCGCCCTGGGCACCACGCAGCTACCTGGAGAAAG TGGTGGCCATCTACGACTACAGTCGGGACAAAGAAGACGAGCTGTCCTTCCAGGAGGGCGCCATTATCTACGTGATCAAGAAGAACGACGACGGCTGGTACGAGGGCGTGATGAATGGAACCACAGGCCTCTTCCCAGGCAACTACGTCGAATCCATCATGCACTACGCTGATTGA